A genome region from Dickeya chrysanthemi NCPPB 402 includes the following:
- a CDS encoding aspartate:alanine antiporter, with the protein MNINVADLLNGNYILLLFVVLCLGLCLGKLRLGSVQLGNSIGVLVVSLLLGQQHFAINTEALNLGFMLFIFCVGVEAGPNFFSIFFRDGKNYLMLALVMVSSALLIALVLGKVFGWGIGLTAGMLAGAMTSTPVLVGAGDTLRNTISLGPQLSMTQEQLSLGYALTYLVGLVSLIFGARYLPKLQHQDLPTSAQQIARERGLDADSQRKIYLPIIRAYRVGPELVAWADGKNLRELGIYRQTGCYIERIRRNGILATPDGDAVLQLGDEIALVGYPDAHARLNPNFRDGKEVFERDLLDMRIVTEEIVVKNHNAVGKRLSQLKLTDHGCFLNRIVRSQIEMPIDDGVVLNKGDVLQVSGDARRVKSIADRIGFISIHSQVTDLLAFCAFFIIGIMVGLITFQFRNFSFGIGNAAGLLFSGIMLGFLRANHPTFGYIPQGALNMVKEFGLMVFMAGVGLSAGSTINHSFGDIGIQMVLSGLIVSLLPVIVCFLFGAYVLRMNRALLFGAIMGARTCAPAMEIISDAARSNIPALGYAGTYAIANVLLTLAGSLIVIIWPQLPG; encoded by the coding sequence ATGAATATAAACGTCGCTGATTTGTTAAACGGGAATTACATTCTGCTGCTGTTCGTCGTTCTCTGTTTAGGTCTTTGCCTGGGAAAATTGCGGCTTGGTTCAGTTCAACTCGGCAATTCTATTGGCGTTCTGGTGGTGTCGCTGTTATTGGGGCAACAACACTTCGCTATCAACACCGAGGCGCTTAATCTCGGTTTTATGTTGTTTATCTTCTGCGTCGGTGTGGAAGCCGGTCCCAACTTTTTCTCGATTTTTTTCCGTGACGGTAAAAATTACCTGATGCTGGCGCTGGTTATGGTCAGTAGCGCGTTACTGATAGCCCTGGTGCTGGGTAAAGTATTCGGCTGGGGCATCGGCCTGACCGCCGGTATGCTGGCTGGCGCCATGACCTCGACACCGGTGTTGGTCGGCGCCGGCGATACGCTGCGCAATACCATTAGTCTCGGACCGCAGTTGTCGATGACGCAGGAACAACTAAGCCTTGGCTACGCACTGACTTACCTGGTCGGTTTAGTCAGCCTGATTTTCGGCGCCCGCTATCTGCCGAAACTGCAACATCAGGATCTGCCGACCAGTGCACAACAAATCGCACGTGAGCGCGGTCTGGACGCCGACAGTCAGCGCAAGATTTATCTGCCGATCATTCGGGCTTATCGGGTCGGCCCGGAGCTGGTCGCCTGGGCCGACGGCAAAAACCTGCGTGAACTCGGCATTTACCGTCAGACCGGTTGTTATATTGAACGTATTCGTCGTAATGGCATTCTGGCCACGCCGGATGGCGATGCGGTGCTGCAATTAGGCGATGAAATCGCGCTGGTGGGATACCCGGACGCCCACGCTCGCCTTAACCCCAATTTTCGCGACGGTAAGGAAGTGTTTGAGCGCGACCTGCTGGATATGCGGATCGTGACGGAAGAAATTGTGGTGAAAAACCACAACGCCGTGGGTAAACGCCTGAGCCAATTAAAACTGACCGACCACGGCTGTTTCCTCAACCGTATCGTCCGTAGTCAGATCGAGATGCCGATCGATGACGGCGTGGTGTTAAACAAAGGCGACGTGTTGCAGGTGAGTGGCGACGCACGTCGTGTAAAAAGTATCGCGGATCGCATCGGTTTTATTTCCATCCACAGTCAGGTTACCGACCTGCTGGCCTTCTGCGCCTTTTTCATCATCGGCATTATGGTGGGGCTTATCACCTTCCAGTTCCGTAATTTTTCTTTCGGCATCGGTAACGCGGCCGGCCTATTGTTTTCCGGCATCATGCTCGGTTTTCTGCGCGCCAACCACCCGACGTTCGGATACATCCCGCAAGGGGCGTTAAATATGGTGAAAGAGTTCGGATTGATGGTATTTATGGCCGGCGTCGGACTCAGCGCAGGCAGTACCATCAACCATAGCTTTGGTGATATCGGCATCCAGATGGTGCTGTCCGGGCTTATCGTCAGCCTGCTGCCGGTGATAGTGTGCTTCCTGTTTGGCGCTTATGTGTTGCGTATGAATCGGGCGCTGCTGTTCGGCGCTATCATGGGGGCGCGTACCTGTGCGCCGGCCATGGAAATCATCAGCGACGCCGCCCGCAGCAACATCCCGGCATTGGGCTACGCCGGCACCTATGCTATCGCCAACGTGCTACTGACGCTGGCAGGCTCGTTGATTGTGATTATCTGGCCGCAACTGCCCGGCTAA
- a CDS encoding inner membrane protein YbjM: protein MTGNRGWLGVVSCFVLFTLVFLSQKMRIVGTSLEDGFHGDPGMLLFLLPGMVSSYLSRNRRLRYPLLGAAAAMPLCLLVLQIWQFSSLSFWQELAYVSSAVFWCLMGALAFLFLRAVSLHLR, encoded by the coding sequence ATGACAGGCAACAGAGGTTGGTTGGGCGTAGTCAGCTGTTTTGTGTTGTTTACGCTGGTGTTCTTAAGTCAAAAAATGCGTATTGTCGGAACCTCGCTGGAAGACGGCTTTCATGGGGACCCGGGTATGCTGTTGTTTTTATTGCCAGGCATGGTGTCGAGTTACCTGTCGCGTAATCGGCGATTACGTTACCCGCTGCTGGGTGCGGCAGCGGCGATGCCGCTTTGCCTGCTGGTATTACAGATATGGCAGTTTTCCAGCTTGTCGTTCTGGCAAGAACTGGCGTATGTCAGCAGTGCGGTGTTCTGGTGTTTGATGGGCGCCTTGGCTTTTCTGTTCTTACGTGCGGTCAGTCTGCATTTGCGTTAG
- a CDS encoding GrxA family glutaredoxin, producing the protein MYAVIFGRPGCPYCVRAKELAEKLTEERDDFNYRYVDIHAEGITKADLSKTVGKPVETVPQIFLDEKHIGGCTDFEAYARENLFQ; encoded by the coding sequence ATGTACGCAGTTATTTTTGGTCGTCCCGGCTGTCCTTATTGTGTCCGAGCCAAAGAATTGGCTGAAAAGTTGACCGAAGAGCGCGACGATTTCAATTACCGTTACGTCGACATACACGCAGAAGGCATCACCAAGGCCGACTTGTCTAAAACGGTAGGAAAACCGGTAGAAACCGTACCTCAGATTTTCCTGGATGAAAAACACATTGGCGGCTGCACCGATTTCGAAGCTTACGCCAGAGAAAATCTGTTTCAGTAA
- the nfsA gene encoding oxygen-insensitive NADPH nitroreductase: MTPTISLLRQHRSIRSFTDQALSDEQRHAIIAAAQSASTSSFLQCSSIIRITDRALRSQLVHLTGEQPWVGKAAEFWVFCADFHRHQQIYPQAELGLAEQLLLGCVDTALMGQNALVAAESLGLGGVFIGGIRNSIAEVTRLLALPQQVLPLFGLCLGYPAAQPDLKPRLPAELVVHENGYQLLDRALLAEYDQHIVEYYRHRDSHQRMDNWSEQIRRTLSKESRPFMLDYLRRQGWATR; this comes from the coding sequence GTGACGCCAACCATCTCGCTACTACGCCAGCATCGTTCCATCCGATCGTTTACCGACCAGGCGCTCAGCGATGAGCAACGCCATGCCATTATTGCGGCGGCTCAGAGTGCATCCACCTCCAGTTTCTTGCAATGCAGCTCGATCATCCGTATTACCGATCGCGCTTTGCGTTCGCAATTAGTACACCTGACCGGCGAGCAACCTTGGGTTGGAAAGGCGGCGGAATTTTGGGTATTTTGCGCCGATTTTCATCGTCATCAACAAATCTACCCGCAGGCTGAACTGGGGCTGGCCGAGCAATTGCTGCTGGGGTGTGTCGACACCGCGCTGATGGGGCAGAATGCGCTGGTAGCGGCGGAGTCGTTGGGGTTGGGCGGCGTTTTCATCGGTGGGATCCGCAATAGTATTGCCGAAGTCACGCGTTTGCTGGCATTGCCGCAACAGGTGTTGCCGTTGTTTGGTTTGTGTCTTGGGTATCCGGCCGCGCAGCCGGACCTGAAACCGCGCCTGCCCGCAGAACTGGTGGTGCATGAGAACGGCTATCAACTGCTGGATCGTGCTTTGTTGGCGGAATATGACCAACATATCGTCGAGTATTATCGTCATCGCGACAGCCATCAGCGTATGGACAACTGGAGCGAACAAATCCGGCGGACTCTGAGTAAAGAGAGCCGGCCATTCATGTTGGACTACCTGCGGCGGCAGGGCTGGGCCACCCGATAG
- a CDS encoding YbjN domain-containing protein yields MDSIIVPDLNLLRRWLDQLGIIYFECDSCQALHLPHMQNFDGVFDAKVDMADNVILFSALAEVKPTALIPLASNLSQINASSLTAKAFLDIQDDNLPKLIVCQTFSAGAGITLEQFRHFMQQAEQQVSMVIMEASANNLLFLGDEEESPAERFNTSSLH; encoded by the coding sequence ATGGATTCAATCATCGTCCCTGATTTGAATTTGCTTCGGCGGTGGCTGGATCAACTGGGCATCATTTATTTCGAATGTGATTCCTGTCAGGCGTTACATCTGCCGCATATGCAGAATTTTGACGGCGTGTTTGACGCGAAAGTCGACATGGCTGACAACGTTATCCTGTTTTCCGCATTGGCGGAAGTTAAGCCGACGGCGTTGATTCCGCTGGCGAGCAACCTAAGCCAGATTAACGCCAGCTCGCTAACGGCTAAGGCATTTCTTGATATTCAGGACGATAACCTGCCCAAGTTGATCGTGTGCCAGACATTCAGTGCCGGCGCCGGTATCACGCTCGAACAGTTCCGCCATTTCATGCAGCAAGCCGAGCAGCAGGTCTCCATGGTGATTATGGAGGCCAGCGCCAATAATCTGCTGTTTTTAGGTGATGAGGAAGAGAGCCCTGCTGAGCGCTTCAACACCTCCAGCCTGCACTGA
- the potF gene encoding spermidine/putrescine ABC transporter substrate-binding protein PotF, which produces MFTQRKKWLSGVLTGLMMAASVTASAEEKTLHVYNWSDYIAPDTLENFQKESGIKVVYDVFDSNEVLEGKLMAGSTGFDLVVPSASFLGRQISAGVFQPLDKSKLPNYKNLDPELMKLIEEHDPGHKYAVPYLWATTGIGYNVDKVKAVLGKDAPVNSWDLVLKPENLEKLKSCGVSFLDAPAEIYATVLNYQGKNPNSATEADYTKDATDLLLKLRPNIRYFHSSQYINDLANGDICVAIGWAGDVMQAANRAKEAKNGVNISYSIPKEGALAFFDVFAIPKDAKNLDSAYQFLNYLLKPEVIANVSNHVYYANPNKEATALVKDEVRNNPNIYPPADIRAKLFTLKVQSPKIDRVITRSWTKVKSGK; this is translated from the coding sequence ATGTTCACCCAACGTAAAAAATGGCTTTCGGGTGTTTTAACCGGCTTGATGATGGCCGCGTCCGTCACCGCATCTGCGGAAGAGAAAACGCTGCACGTCTATAACTGGTCTGATTATATCGCGCCGGACACACTGGAAAATTTCCAGAAAGAGAGCGGTATTAAAGTCGTGTACGACGTGTTTGACTCCAACGAGGTGCTGGAAGGCAAACTGATGGCCGGCAGCACGGGGTTTGACCTGGTGGTGCCTTCCGCCAGCTTCCTCGGCCGCCAGATCAGCGCCGGTGTCTTTCAACCGCTGGATAAGAGCAAACTGCCGAACTACAAGAACCTCGATCCTGAGCTGATGAAGCTGATCGAGGAACACGATCCGGGCCATAAATACGCGGTGCCTTATCTGTGGGCCACCACCGGTATCGGTTACAACGTGGATAAGGTGAAAGCCGTATTGGGCAAAGACGCGCCGGTCAATAGCTGGGATCTGGTGCTGAAGCCGGAGAACTTGGAAAAGCTGAAGAGCTGCGGCGTTTCCTTCCTCGACGCGCCGGCTGAAATTTATGCCACGGTGTTGAACTATCAGGGCAAAAACCCGAACAGCGCCACCGAAGCGGATTACACCAAAGACGCCACGGATCTGCTGCTGAAACTGCGCCCGAACATTCGCTATTTCCACTCGTCTCAGTACATTAACGACCTGGCCAACGGCGATATCTGCGTGGCTATCGGCTGGGCCGGCGACGTGATGCAGGCGGCTAATCGGGCGAAAGAGGCGAAAAACGGCGTGAACATCAGCTACAGCATTCCGAAGGAAGGTGCGCTGGCGTTCTTTGACGTATTCGCTATCCCGAAAGATGCCAAAAATCTGGATTCAGCCTATCAGTTCCTTAACTATCTGCTGAAACCGGAGGTGATTGCCAACGTCAGTAACCATGTGTATTACGCCAACCCGAATAAAGAGGCTACGGCACTGGTGAAAGATGAAGTGCGTAATAACCCGAATATTTATCCGCCAGCGGATATTCGCGCCAAGTTGTTTACGCTCAAGGTACAATCACCCAAAATCGACCGCGTGATTACACGCTCGTGGACCAAGGTAAAAAGCGGGAAATAA